Proteins from one Planctomyces sp. SH-PL62 genomic window:
- a CDS encoding PEP-CTERM sorting domain-containing protein, protein MPRLNVSQAAGIAAACLLALASPAKAADLIDFETRPNGNTPTDDARLINPYAIEGGGSVRFYFDANGNNTFDDGVDVAPRFEAIGEDGTDGFVSSTTPTQTADTARRGYGRQLGRWFLRQPDGIGVLPGPFLIEYDTTQVIREFSGEIWDIDASERWLVDVLDASGSILASLLSPQGVGRQDPASLDSLPWNFGFKDLADGVKAIRLSFVGTKTDGIGLAFNNFSPTFAVTGSVVPEPTSLVLMGAGLAGVATAFRRRR, encoded by the coding sequence ATGCCCCGACTGAACGTTTCCCAGGCCGCCGGGATCGCCGCCGCCTGCCTCCTGGCGCTCGCCTCGCCCGCGAAAGCCGCCGACCTGATCGACTTCGAAACCCGCCCGAACGGCAACACGCCGACCGACGACGCGCGGCTAATCAACCCGTACGCCATCGAGGGAGGGGGCTCGGTTCGCTTCTACTTCGACGCCAACGGGAACAACACGTTCGACGACGGGGTGGATGTCGCGCCGCGGTTCGAGGCGATCGGCGAGGACGGGACGGACGGCTTCGTCTCCTCCACGACCCCTACCCAGACGGCCGACACCGCCCGGCGGGGCTACGGCCGGCAGCTCGGTCGCTGGTTCCTGCGCCAGCCCGACGGGATCGGCGTGCTGCCGGGGCCGTTCCTGATCGAGTACGACACGACGCAGGTCATCCGGGAGTTCTCGGGCGAGATCTGGGACATCGACGCCTCGGAGCGGTGGCTGGTCGACGTCCTGGACGCGTCGGGGTCGATCCTGGCCAGCCTGCTCTCGCCGCAAGGGGTCGGGCGCCAGGACCCCGCCTCGCTGGACAGCCTCCCCTGGAACTTCGGCTTCAAGGACCTGGCGGACGGGGTGAAGGCGATCCGGCTGAGCTTCGTGGGGACGAAGACCGACGGCATCGGGCTGGCGTTCAACAACTTCAGCCCGACCTTCGCGGTGACGGGCTCGGTGGTCCCCGAGCCCACGAGCCTGGTCCTGATGGGGGCCGGCCTGGCCGGGGTCGCGACGGCCTTCCGACGGCGGCGGTGA
- a CDS encoding RNA polymerase sigma factor yields MLLHDGETTDGALLERLGDWADHAAWAEFVRRYDRAIRRNVRSYRFDADATEELCQRIWIELAGRMRGYRFDPGRRFRAWLGRLCRSRAVDHWRRRRAEEARFEPSTPGGVADVPIDDHPEGAADSSRPALLREAARVQEAVRRRVDARTWELFWSIAVDDVSVREAAEAAGLSYAAAFAAQKRVRRMLREEADSETRS; encoded by the coding sequence ATGCTCCTGCACGACGGCGAGACGACCGACGGGGCCCTCCTGGAACGCCTGGGAGACTGGGCGGACCACGCCGCCTGGGCGGAGTTCGTCCGCCGCTACGACCGGGCGATCCGTCGAAACGTGCGCTCTTATCGGTTCGACGCCGACGCGACCGAGGAACTCTGCCAGCGGATCTGGATCGAGTTGGCGGGACGGATGCGCGGCTATCGCTTCGATCCGGGGCGGCGGTTCCGCGCGTGGCTGGGGCGGCTCTGCCGCTCCCGCGCCGTGGATCATTGGCGGCGGCGGCGGGCCGAGGAGGCCCGGTTCGAGCCCTCCACGCCGGGGGGCGTCGCCGACGTCCCGATCGACGACCACCCCGAGGGCGCCGCGGATTCGAGCCGCCCCGCGCTTCTGCGCGAGGCCGCCCGCGTGCAGGAGGCCGTCCGCCGCCGAGTCGACGCCCGGACCTGGGAGCTCTTCTGGAGCATCGCCGTCGACGACGTCTCGGTGCGCGAGGCGGCGGAGGCCGCAGGGCTCTCGTACGCCGCCGCCTTCGCCGCCCAGAAGCGCGTCCGCCGCATGCTCCGCGAAGAGGCCGATTCCGAGACCCGATCGTGA
- a CDS encoding serine/threonine-protein kinase, which translates to MKPPCPPLETIRRLGADSLDADAFRALEAHVADCEDCRDRLERLARLDSTETSGSPASDPAPAPPPVVPGFVLGAELGRGGSGVVYEAVQPHLGRRVAVKVLARGPGLDARARERWLQEARAIARVQHPNIVRLYDAGEHDGRHYLVLDLIPGGSLRDLAPGPIPPREAARLVETVARAVGAIHRAGMLHLDVKPSNILMNGPPDAGLAELSPMLSDFGIAREEAGSTIEAGASATFGGRGTPAYMAPEQVAGRTGALGPAADVFALGATLYDLLVGRPPFRGATPIETLDLLRTTEPTPRERSRRASPATWRRSS; encoded by the coding sequence GTGAAGCCCCCCTGCCCCCCGCTCGAGACCATCCGCCGCCTGGGGGCCGATTCGCTCGACGCCGACGCCTTCCGCGCTCTGGAAGCCCACGTCGCCGACTGCGAGGACTGCCGAGATCGGCTCGAACGCCTCGCCCGGCTCGACTCGACCGAGACGAGCGGGAGCCCGGCGAGCGACCCCGCCCCCGCGCCTCCGCCCGTGGTCCCCGGATTCGTCCTGGGTGCGGAGCTGGGCCGAGGCGGCTCGGGCGTGGTCTACGAGGCGGTGCAGCCCCATCTCGGCCGTCGGGTCGCCGTGAAAGTCCTGGCTCGGGGTCCGGGCCTCGACGCCCGCGCCCGCGAGCGTTGGCTCCAGGAGGCCCGCGCGATCGCCAGGGTCCAGCACCCGAACATCGTACGCCTCTACGACGCCGGCGAGCACGACGGCCGCCACTATCTGGTGCTCGACCTGATCCCCGGCGGCAGCCTCCGCGACCTGGCCCCCGGCCCGATCCCCCCCCGCGAAGCCGCGAGGCTCGTCGAGACCGTGGCTCGCGCGGTCGGGGCGATCCACCGCGCGGGGATGCTCCACCTGGACGTCAAGCCGTCGAACATCCTGATGAACGGCCCCCCCGACGCCGGCCTGGCCGAGCTGTCGCCGATGCTCTCCGACTTCGGCATCGCCCGCGAAGAGGCCGGCTCGACCATCGAGGCGGGCGCCTCGGCCACGTTCGGCGGTCGTGGAACGCCCGCCTACATGGCGCCGGAGCAGGTCGCCGGGCGAACCGGGGCGCTCGGCCCGGCCGCCGACGTCTTCGCCCTGGGGGCGACCCTCTACGACCTGCTCGTCGGCCGACCGCCGTTCCGGGGGGCCACGCCGATCGAGACGCTGGACCTCCTGCGGACGACCGAGCCGACGCCCCGCGAGCGCTCGCGCCGGGCGTCCCCCGCGACCTGGAGACGATCGTCCTGA
- a CDS encoding acyl-ACP desaturase, protein MIESLEGHVAEHLSLLTPVDQIWQPTDYLPDLTAEDWADRLRDFREAARAIPDELLVVLVGNMVTEEALPNYAVSLEHIAKDPTGAGEDPWACWLRGWTAEENRHGDLLNAYLRLTGRVDMRAVEVTIHNLIRNGFAPGHETHPYEGLIYASFQERATRITHGNLGKRAAEQGEPNLAKICRKIAADETRHEVFYTRMVAELFERDPETALMCYRAVLKRIVTMPGSRMTDGRDPDLFQHYGEVVQSTGIYTSRDYASVIRHLNAAWDLGNRSFSGKAAKVQDYLCKQPERYERLADDREGKPMEGPVSSFSWIHNRSLGEARRGPAL, encoded by the coding sequence ATGATCGAGAGTTTGGAAGGCCATGTCGCGGAACACCTGTCCCTGCTGACCCCGGTCGATCAGATCTGGCAGCCGACGGACTATCTGCCCGACCTGACCGCCGAGGATTGGGCCGATCGCCTGCGCGATTTCCGCGAGGCCGCGCGGGCGATCCCCGACGAGTTGCTCGTCGTCCTGGTCGGCAACATGGTGACCGAGGAGGCGCTGCCGAACTACGCCGTCTCCCTGGAGCACATCGCCAAGGACCCGACGGGCGCGGGCGAGGACCCCTGGGCCTGCTGGCTGCGGGGCTGGACCGCCGAGGAGAACCGCCACGGCGACCTGCTCAACGCCTACCTGCGGCTCACCGGCCGGGTCGACATGCGGGCGGTCGAGGTGACGATCCACAACCTGATCCGCAACGGCTTCGCCCCCGGTCACGAGACCCATCCTTATGAGGGGCTGATCTACGCCTCGTTCCAGGAGCGGGCGACCCGGATCACCCACGGGAACCTGGGCAAGCGGGCCGCCGAACAGGGCGAGCCGAATCTGGCGAAGATCTGCCGCAAGATCGCCGCCGACGAGACCCGCCACGAGGTCTTCTACACCCGCATGGTCGCCGAGCTGTTCGAGCGCGACCCGGAGACGGCGCTGATGTGCTATCGCGCGGTCCTCAAGCGGATCGTCACCATGCCCGGGAGCCGGATGACCGACGGTCGCGACCCGGACCTCTTCCAGCACTACGGCGAGGTGGTCCAGAGCACCGGCATCTACACCTCGCGCGACTACGCGTCGGTGATCCGCCACCTGAACGCCGCCTGGGACCTGGGGAACCGCTCGTTCTCCGGCAAGGCCGCCAAGGTGCAGGACTACCTCTGCAAGCAGCCCGAGCGCTACGAACGCCTCGCCGACGATCGCGAAGGAAAGCCGATGGAGGGGCCCGTCTCGTCCTTCTCCTGGATCCACAACCGCTCCCTCGGCGAAGCCCGACGCGGCCCGGCGCTCTGA
- a CDS encoding aminoacyl-tRNA deacylase, with amino-acid sequence MYLTEYLRSRHVWFKPLPHAPASSAERLASRLHVSGRAVAKAVLVRVGVEDWLAVLPATSRIDVARLAEALLRDPSEVRLATIDEVVRRFPNCEPGALPPFGRMYGITTVLDASLALQPEIAFAGHTRHESLRMRFADFEAVEAPLRADFAVPIAPAFASSPRRTG; translated from the coding sequence ATGTATCTCACCGAGTATCTCCGCAGTCGCCACGTCTGGTTCAAACCACTCCCGCACGCCCCGGCCTCGTCGGCGGAACGGCTGGCGAGTCGGCTGCACGTCTCGGGGCGGGCGGTCGCCAAGGCGGTGCTGGTCCGGGTCGGCGTCGAGGACTGGCTGGCGGTCCTGCCGGCCACCTCGCGGATCGACGTGGCCAGGCTGGCCGAGGCGCTCCTGCGCGACCCGTCCGAGGTCCGCCTGGCGACGATCGACGAGGTCGTCCGCCGCTTCCCCAACTGCGAGCCCGGGGCCCTCCCCCCGTTCGGCCGGATGTACGGGATCACGACGGTCCTGGACGCCTCGCTCGCCCTGCAACCGGAGATCGCCTTCGCCGGCCACACCCGGCACGAAAGCCTCCGGATGCGGTTCGCCGACTTCGAGGCCGTCGAGGCCCCCCTCCGCGCCGACTTCGCCGTCCCGATCGCCCCGGCGTTCGCATCGAGCCCCCGTCGAACCGGTTGA
- a CDS encoding sialidase family protein, with translation MRSLRNASVVALIFGAWGASALGQPASESKEIIKDAADLRARMATELNATKPDFVVFVPRVRDGEIADTGNEHFLVFDGPDGSLMAVWTQSSVENYSAAMPADQHIAFARSDDEGKSWSPPRIVAGPKKPGDGHMASWGYPLVSKTGRIYVLYSQHIGKFDTFFHHTGRLRGVFSDDAGATWSEPQDVPVARSVHDNPDPTMPPNMLCWQKPLRLAEGGKYLAGFTRWTSYAVIPNPIKDWRAADSRVEFMRFENVDESPEPRDLRISWFASNEKALTVPFPGHPARSTCQEPSILKLPDGRLFVVMRTAAGSPFWSVSADGGETWTTPRVLLRKDGGAPLLHPLSPCPIYDVGGEAAGSGRYAFFLHNHDGHYKGFGPADTGRHRRPIHLAAGRFQPGADQPVWFDEPRLFMDHDGVALGKPGTPGRLDLALYASSTVRDGRAVLWYPDRKFFLLGRVIGPEWVAPAL, from the coding sequence ATGCGGAGTCTCCGGAACGCGTCGGTCGTCGCCCTGATCTTCGGGGCGTGGGGGGCGTCGGCCTTGGGGCAGCCGGCCTCGGAGTCGAAGGAGATCATCAAGGACGCCGCCGACCTCCGCGCCCGGATGGCGACGGAGTTGAATGCCACGAAGCCCGATTTCGTCGTCTTCGTCCCCAGGGTCCGCGACGGCGAGATCGCCGACACGGGGAACGAGCACTTCCTGGTCTTCGACGGCCCGGACGGCTCCTTGATGGCCGTGTGGACGCAAAGTTCGGTCGAGAACTACTCGGCCGCGATGCCCGCGGACCAGCACATCGCCTTCGCCCGCAGCGACGACGAGGGGAAGTCCTGGAGCCCTCCCCGGATCGTGGCCGGCCCGAAGAAGCCCGGCGACGGCCACATGGCGAGTTGGGGCTACCCGCTCGTCTCGAAGACCGGACGCATCTACGTGTTGTACAGCCAGCACATCGGCAAGTTCGACACATTCTTCCACCACACCGGCCGGCTCCGCGGCGTCTTCAGCGACGACGCCGGCGCGACGTGGTCGGAGCCCCAGGACGTGCCGGTCGCGCGGAGCGTCCACGACAACCCCGACCCGACGATGCCGCCGAACATGCTCTGCTGGCAGAAGCCCCTGCGGCTCGCCGAGGGGGGCAAGTACCTCGCCGGCTTCACCCGGTGGACCAGCTACGCCGTCATCCCGAACCCGATCAAGGACTGGCGCGCGGCCGATTCCCGCGTCGAGTTCATGCGCTTCGAGAACGTCGACGAGTCGCCCGAGCCGCGCGACCTCAGGATCTCCTGGTTCGCCTCGAACGAGAAGGCCCTGACGGTCCCGTTCCCGGGCCACCCCGCGCGGAGCACCTGCCAGGAGCCCTCGATCCTGAAGCTCCCTGACGGCCGCCTGTTCGTGGTGATGCGGACGGCCGCCGGCAGCCCTTTCTGGTCGGTGAGCGCCGACGGCGGCGAGACCTGGACGACGCCCCGCGTCCTGCTGCGCAAAGACGGCGGCGCCCCGCTGCTCCACCCTCTCTCCCCCTGCCCGATCTATGACGTGGGGGGCGAGGCGGCCGGCAGCGGCCGATACGCGTTCTTCCTCCACAACCACGACGGCCACTACAAGGGCTTCGGCCCCGCGGACACCGGCCGGCACCGTCGGCCGATCCACCTGGCCGCCGGTCGATTCCAGCCCGGGGCCGACCAGCCGGTCTGGTTCGACGAGCCCCGCCTCTTCATGGACCACGACGGCGTCGCCCTGGGCAAGCCGGGGACGCCCGGTCGGCTCGACCTGGCCCTCTACGCCAGCTCCACCGTCCGCGACGGCCGCGCCGTGCTCTGGTATCCCGACCGCAAGTTCTTCCTGCTGGGCCGGGTCATCGGCCCGGAGTGGGTCGCGCCGGCGCTGTGA
- a CDS encoding biotin--[acetyl-CoA-carboxylase] ligase, which produces MSDSTPRSTWADPAPPALNAPLLDRLRESAGFVPLADLPGDPAAVAADLDALAAFGFALDRRADGAVAYRGPSPRLCPDQIEHALGTSRIGRRLAVWSRLGSTNDAAARGAESLANDGLVVMAEEQTSGRGRRGRSFVAPARSSLLMSVLLFPPAGLAPLGKDSTSGVAWLTIVGSIAVAELVAARTGREARIKWPNDVRVDGRKVCGVLVERAIRPTVSDGAGTAVVVGIGLNVNVAVEAFPPELRDKATSLRILAGRDFDRSDLARDLIRRLDRWYDAILREGPSALSPAWRALCEHLGRPVRITTATGALAGLLVDVDLELGLTLQPEPEAGRPAGIARIPLDAVVSLEPLPSSIVR; this is translated from the coding sequence ATGAGCGACTCGACGCCGCGGTCGACGTGGGCCGACCCCGCCCCGCCGGCCCTGAACGCGCCGCTGCTGGATCGGCTCCGCGAGTCGGCCGGATTCGTCCCCCTCGCGGACCTTCCCGGCGACCCCGCCGCCGTCGCCGCCGATCTCGACGCGCTGGCGGCGTTCGGCTTCGCGCTCGACCGCCGGGCCGACGGCGCCGTCGCCTATCGGGGGCCGTCGCCACGGCTCTGCCCGGACCAGATCGAGCACGCGCTGGGGACGTCGCGGATCGGCCGTCGACTGGCCGTGTGGAGCCGCCTCGGCAGCACCAACGACGCCGCCGCGCGGGGGGCCGAGTCGCTCGCCAACGACGGCCTGGTGGTGATGGCCGAGGAGCAGACCTCGGGCCGGGGCCGCCGGGGCCGTTCGTTCGTCGCCCCCGCGCGGTCCAGCTTGCTGATGTCGGTCCTGCTGTTCCCCCCCGCAGGCCTGGCGCCGCTGGGGAAGGATTCGACCTCGGGAGTCGCCTGGCTGACGATCGTGGGCTCGATCGCCGTCGCCGAGCTGGTCGCCGCCCGCACCGGGCGCGAGGCCCGCATCAAGTGGCCCAACGACGTCCGCGTGGACGGCCGCAAGGTGTGCGGCGTCCTCGTCGAGCGGGCGATCCGGCCGACCGTGTCCGACGGGGCCGGGACCGCCGTGGTCGTCGGCATCGGCCTGAACGTGAACGTCGCCGTTGAGGCGTTCCCCCCGGAGCTTCGCGACAAGGCCACGTCGCTCCGCATCCTGGCCGGTCGCGACTTCGACCGCTCGGACCTGGCCCGCGACCTGATCCGCCGCCTCGACCGCTGGTACGACGCCATCCTCCGCGAAGGCCCCTCGGCCCTCTCCCCCGCCTGGCGGGCCCTCTGCGAGCACCTCGGCCGCCCCGTCCGGATCACGACCGCGACGGGCGCCCTCGCCGGCCTCCTCGTCGACGTCGACCTGGAACTCGGCCTGACCCTTCAACCCGAACCCGAGGCCGGCCGCCCCGCCGGGATCGCCCGCATCCCCCTCGACGCCGTGGTCAGCCTGGAACCGCTCCCCTCGTCAATCGTCCGGTGA
- the nadC gene encoding carboxylating nicotinate-nucleotide diphosphorylase: protein MKRRDATEEGRAMTHPAPGFGDAERRNAEALIRMALAEDLGDLGDVTTQAVIPPHARGSARLTARAPGVISGLPIVAMLLEAFEIADGWRPRKVDGDRIAAGEVVAELVGDFRAILSLERTALDFVQRLSGVATLTARFVAKVEGTAAKVLDTRKTTPGWRALEKYAVRCGGGCNHRIGLYDAVLIKDNHLAWLKVDGVADPIPHAVAAARAAAPAGTTIEVEVDTLDQFDVALQCRPDIVLVDNLGPAALVEAVRRRDERAPGVLLESSGGVTLATIAGLAGTGVDRISVGALTHSAIALDVAFDVSAETP from the coding sequence ATGAAACGACGCGACGCGACGGAGGAAGGACGAGCGATGACCCACCCGGCCCCCGGCTTCGGCGACGCCGAGCGGCGCAACGCCGAAGCCCTCATCCGCATGGCCCTGGCCGAGGACCTCGGTGATCTCGGCGACGTGACCACTCAGGCGGTCATCCCCCCCCACGCTCGGGGTTCGGCCCGGCTGACGGCCAGGGCGCCGGGGGTGATCTCCGGCCTGCCGATCGTCGCCATGCTTCTTGAAGCGTTCGAGATCGCCGACGGCTGGCGGCCTCGCAAGGTCGACGGCGACCGCATCGCGGCCGGCGAGGTCGTCGCCGAGCTGGTCGGGGACTTCCGCGCGATCCTCTCCCTGGAGCGGACCGCCCTGGATTTCGTCCAGCGCCTCAGCGGGGTCGCCACCCTGACCGCGCGGTTCGTCGCCAAGGTCGAGGGGACCGCCGCGAAGGTGCTCGACACCCGGAAGACCACCCCCGGCTGGCGGGCGCTGGAGAAGTACGCCGTCCGCTGCGGCGGCGGCTGCAACCACCGCATCGGCCTGTACGACGCGGTCCTCATCAAGGACAACCACCTGGCCTGGCTCAAGGTCGACGGCGTCGCCGATCCGATCCCCCACGCCGTCGCCGCCGCCCGCGCCGCCGCGCCGGCGGGGACGACCATCGAGGTCGAGGTCGACACGCTCGACCAGTTCGACGTCGCCCTGCAATGCCGGCCCGACATCGTTCTGGTCGACAATCTGGGCCCCGCCGCCCTGGTGGAAGCCGTCCGCCGCCGCGACGAGCGTGCGCCGGGCGTGCTGCTGGAATCCTCCGGCGGCGTGACGCTGGCCACGATCGCGGGGCTGGCGGGAACCGGGGTCGACCGGATCAGCGTGGGGGCCCTGACGCATTCGGCGATCGCCCTGGACGTGGCCTTCGACGTCTCCGCCGAAACCCCATGA